One part of the Paramormyrops kingsleyae isolate MSU_618 chromosome 2, PKINGS_0.4, whole genome shotgun sequence genome encodes these proteins:
- the anxa1a gene encoding annexin A1a: MAFIREFLQQTVYLGQDDAALSFQGTVVPCVQFSPSSDVAILDKAIKAKGVDETTIIDVLVKRSNAQRQQIKAAYQQASGKPLDAALKTALSGNLEDVVLALLMTPAQFDAQQLKLATKGLGTDEDTLIEILASRTNKEIKEIKQVYKEVYKKELEDDIKSDTSGDFRTALLALCKAARSEGPTVNEDLADKDARAMYEAGEKRKGTDCSVFIDILTSRSAPQLRKTFERYTKYSKSDVAKAIDLELKGDIEACLIAVVKCIGNKPAFFADKLNLSFKGSGTKAKLLTRIMVSRSEVDLKKIKEEYKKKYGKTLYQDILDDTQGDYEKILLALCGSDN, encoded by the exons ATGGCCTTCATCAGGGAATTTCTCCAACAGACCGTTTATCTGGGGCAGGATGATGCA GCCTTGTCTTTTCAAGGCACAGTGGTGCCCTGTGTACAGTTCAGCCCGAGCAGTGATGTTGCCATTCTGGACAAGGCGATCAAGGCCAAAG GTGTGGATGAGACCACCATCATCGATGTTTTGGTAAAAAGGAGCAACGCTCAGCGCCAGCAGATCAAGGCGGCCTACCAGCAGGCCAGCGGCAAG CCTCTGGATGCAGCCCTGAAGACGGCCCTCAGTGGGAACCTGGAGGACGTCGTGCTGGCCTTGCTAATGACCCCAGCACAGTTTGACGCCCAGCAGCTCAAACTGGCCACTAAG GGTCTTGGCACAGATGAAGACACCTTGATTGAAATTCTTGCCTCCAGGACCAACAAGGAAATCAAGGAGATAAAGCAGGTGTACAAGGAAG TTTACAAGAAGGAactggaggatgacatcaagtccGACACGAGTGGTGACTTCAGGACAGCCCTGCTTGCTCTGTGCAAG GCTGCCCGGAGCGAAGGTCCAACAGTGAACGAGGATCTTGCCGATAAAGATGCAAGA GCCATGTATGAAGCGGGTGAGAAGAGGAAAGGAACTGACTGCTCCGTCTTCATCGACATCCTTACCAGCAGGAGTGCCCCGCAACTGCGCAAAA CGTTTGAAAGGTACACAAAATACAGCAAGTCAGACGTGGCCAAAGCTATCGACCTGGAGTTGAAGGGCGACATCGAGGCTTGCCTGATTGCCGTTG TGAAATGTATTGGGAACAAGCCTGCATTCTTTGCTGATAAACTCAACCTGTCATTCAAG GGATCTGGCACAAAGGCTAAACTCTTGACTAGGATCATGGTCAGTCGCTCCGAGGTGGACCTGAAAAAAATCAAGGAAGAGTACAAAAAGAAATATGGGAAGACCCTCTACCAGGACATTTTG GATGACACCCAGGGTGATTATGAGAAGATCCTGCTGGCACTTTGTGGATCTGACAACTGA
- the LOC111839413 gene encoding serine protease inhibitor A3L-like: MRLLLGFCIALVVLHFPVQGDHHGDHGAHGKGHGGHSHEKGHKHEHGHHRHEKHVNGSLRIYLQNGGFAFDLYKHMTAQPDLQSKNVFFSPLSLSLALAALSVGAEGETHRQLFDGLGFNGTDITPEEVNDAFHDILMNLNQKKATDLSVGSAVFLDDDFKPRPEFLEALKRFYHSEGFTTDFTKSAEARQAVNNYVKDKTHGKIAELVDSVEPSTLMILISYVYFKGKWDIPFDPASTEDSVFHVNETHDVPVKMMTESNSFYIYHDEEHSTSVLQLLYNESMSMMLILPEKGLEALEKVFDGKLVTKWRRSLRKMPYKVSIPKFSIKTSYSLKEVIAEMGITDIFSQTANFKGISDDQLSVSKVLQKATLDVDEEGSTATAATSVHLIRTSGLVPPDTLRFDRPFVVIIANRDTRSILFMGKIVNPTK, encoded by the exons ATGAGGTTGCTCTTAGGTTTCTGCATCGCTTTGGTGGTGCTTCACTTTCCAGTCCAGGGTGATCACCATGGAGACCATGGCGCTCATGGGAAGGGCCACGGCGGGCATTCACACGAAAAAGGGCACAAGCATGAACATGGACACCATCGCCATGAGAAACATGTCAATGGAAGCCTGAGGATATACCTGCAGAATGGCGGTTTTGCTTTTGACCTGTACAAGCACATGACCGCTCAGCCTGACCTGCAGTCCAAGAACGTGTTCTTCTCGCCCCTGAGCTTGTCGCTGGCCCTGGCTGCTCTATCTGTGGGGGCTGAAGGGGAGACACACCGGCAGCTTTTTGACGGCTTGGGTTTCAATGGGACGGATATCACGCCAGAGGAGGTGAATGACGCCTTCCATGACATCCTGATGAATCTCAACCAAAAGAAAGCTACAGATCTCTCTGTGGGCAGTGCCGTCTTTCTGGACGACGACTTCAAGCCTCGGCCCGAGTTCCTAGAGGCACTGAAGCGTTTTTACCACTCTGAAGGATTTACAACTGATTTTACCAAGAGCGCCGAGGCCAGACAGGCTGTTAATAATTACGTAAAAGACAAAACACATGGAAAAATAGCCGAATTGGTAGACAGTGTGGAACCCAGTACTCTGATGATTCTGATTAGTTACGTGTATTTCAAAG GAAAGTGGGACATTCCATTTGATCCTGCTAGTACAGAGGACAGTGTTTTTCATGTAAATGAAACACATGACGTTCCTGTGAAAATGATGACTGAGTCAAACAGCTTTTATATTTACCACGATGAAGAGCATTCCACAAGCGTTCTCCAGCTGCTTTACAATGAATCCATGTCAATGATGCTAATTCTCCCTGAAAAAGGCTTGGAGGCCTTAGAGAAGGTATTCGACGGGAAACTTGTGACAAAATGGCGCCGATCATTGAGAAAGAT GCCATATAAAGTGTCGATTCCAAAATTTTCTATCAAGACATCATATTCACTGAAAGAAGTCATTGCTGAAATGGGAATCACAGACATATTTAGCCAAACTGCCAACTTTAAAGGAATCTCAGATGATCAACTGTCGGTTTCAAAG GTTCTTCAAAAGGCTACTTTAGATGTCGACGAGGAAGGATCCACAGCAACCGCAGCAACATCCGTACATCTTATACGAACCTCAGGACTTGTTCCACCAGATACCCTGAGGTTCGATCGTCCTTTTGTTGTTATAATAGCAAACCGTGATACAAGGAGTATATTATTCATGGGTAAAATTGTAAATCCCACAAAAtaa